Sequence from the Chloroflexota bacterium genome:
TCGCAGCTTGCGCTCTAGTTCGTCGTTCGGCGGCGTCAGGTGTGCGACCTTCTTGCCCTGTCGAGTGATGATTATAGTCTCGCCATTCTCAACACACTTCAGGAGTTCCAGCAACTTGTCATCAGCTTCTGCCGCATGCACGTAGCGTATTAACCTATCCTTTTTTTCATTCTCACTCATATCATCCCCCATCCAGGGCGGCGCGGGCTTTATCGGCGATGGCGGCGTATTCGCCTAACACTTCGTTGCTGAGCAGCACGGTCGGCTTAGATGTATCACGGTAGTCGGGACGCAGTTCCAGGCTGCCTAGGAAGTCCAGCCCTAGTTCGCCCGCAAGCTCCTCACCTGCGCCTCTGCCGAAGATGTCGCCGGAGAAGTTTTCCACGACGCCCAGCACATTCACTTGCAACTTGCGAATCATGTTGATGGAGCGCTTGGCGTCTATCTTGGCGAGTTCCTGCGGCGTGGTAACCACGATGAAACCGTCGAGGTCGAGGTTCTGCATCACGGTAAGCGGCGCGTCCGATGTGCCCGGCGGCAAGTCCACGACTAGGTAGTCCAGCTCACCCCAGTCGGTCGTCTGCAAGAGCTGGTTGATGGCGTTGTGCACCATAGGTCCACGCCAGATGATTGCCTCTTCTTCGTTCTGCTGGAAAAAGCCCATAGACATAATCTTCACGCCGAAACGCTCGGAAGGCAGCATCTTGTTGCCCTCTCCGACTTGCGGACGCTCGGCGACCTTCATCGCGCGCACCACATTAGGGCAGTCAATGTCCACATCCAAGATGCCCACGCTGTACCCCTGGTGCGCGAGAGTGGACGCGAGGTTCACGGCGACGGTCGTCTTGCCCACGCCGCCCTTGCCGGAGTACACGCCAATCTTGCGCCCTATCTGCGCCAGCGCGTCCGCGAGCTGACGCTTCTGCTCGAACTGGCGTTGCATCGCCTGTATGCGCTGGCGTGCCTGAGCCGCCTGCTGCGGGTTCATAGTCATGAGAGTGCCTCAGTCTTTCAGTATCTCGGTATGTCAGTATGTCGGTTCGTCAGTCCGTTAGTGCATCGGGATATTCTCACTGTGCAGTGATTTTCAATTCGTCATTCCTGCTTTCGCAGGAATCGACGATATTGAGACCCTTACGCGCCGCAATATCCCTCTATGGTGTATGGTGAGAATACCGTGCATTGAGCATCTATTGCGTAACCGCCAACAGACTGCGCGAAAGACACTTACGGACTGATTGATAAACTGACTAACTGACAGACTCCCTTAGTCCAACCCCAGCAGCTTCCTGCCCTCGTCGGTAATCTCGTCCGGCGTCCAAGGCGGGTCGAAAACGAGGTCCACGTTGATGTCCTCCAAGCCCTCGATTTCGGCGAGACGCCACTCCGCCTGCTGCGCGATATAGGGACCCATGCCGCAGCCGGCGAAGGTCAGGGTCATCTTCACATCGACATTCTTCTCGACCAGCGCGACATCGCGCACCAGCCCGAGATCGACGATATTCACCGGGATTTCGGGGTCGTACACATCTCGCAGTGCCTCGTACAAATCGTCCAGGGTAACGTCAGTCTTATTCGTCATGGTGCTCCTCCATACTTATGCCATATCAGACAGGCATCCTAGGACGCTATTGTATCACGCCGCCCGTAACCATGTGTTTGCCTGACGGCGCTTTGGACAATTTCCCCTGAGCGGCGTTCATGTGATACCAAAATCCCAATAAATCACCATTTACATACCCCTGTCAGCCCCTCCGAGGAAGGTTAGAATAGTTAGAATAGAAGGAAGGCTAGGATAGGATAGGAGCAAGATACCGCTACTGACACACCACACTTGCACGACCATATCAATTATCCGAACCCCAAACCTGTGAATTCGTCTCACGAGCAAACCGCCCCGGCGCATACGCATACACAAAGGACACGACCATGACAGACAGACCCACAAGCAGCGTCAACCTAGGCTGGCAGGGGGATTTCCAATTCTCATCGCAGGATACACACGGGCACACGGTAACCGTTGACGCGCCGCAAAGCGAAGGCGACGCATTCGACGGCATGATGCCCGGCGACCTGCTGCTGACGAGTCTCGGCAGTTGCAGCGGCATCGATGTGGTGAACATACTGCGAAGGCAGCGCCAAGATGTGACCGGGCTGGAGATAAGCGTCACCGGCGAGCAGCTGCCGGACGCGCCGTGGACATGGGTTGCCATTGAGTTGCAATACACGGTGCGAGGGCGAGGACTGCGCGAATCCGCCGTCCGCCGCGCGATCGAATTATCGGAAGAACGCTATTGTTCGATAGGCGCGACGATAGGAGGACGCGCTGAGATTACGAGCACTTTTACGATTGTGGAAGAGTAGGGACGCGGAGAGTGCCATCCGCCATAAGTGTTTAGATGATTTGTGGTTACTCTTGCCGTCATCCTTAACCTGCCTAACCTGCCCCCGGAGCGGAAATGGGACTTGTGGTGGCATCTGTGCGGCAGTTCGGCGCTGTGTGGTATGATTTGAATCGTTCAAGCAGGCTTTGCCATGCGATTTTTCGACGATTCTGACACTTGCACATATCAGGAGGTTGCCAGTGCCTAATTTGACCGCCGAGCAGTTGGAAGAACTGCGACAGATTCCGACTTGCTCCGTCGCCAACGCCATCGAAACATTCGACGTAATGCCGCGCACGGAAGGCTTTATGCTCCCCGCCGTCAAGTCCATCTTCCCGGAAATGGGACACATGATTGGCTACGCGGTTACTGCCGTTATCACAGCGAATATGCCGCCGAGCGGACACATGAATGTCTCGCGCCTCGATTGGGTCGATGCGATTTTGAGCGTGCCGGAGCCGCGCGTGCTAGTGCTGCAAGACCTCGACTATCCCAATGTCATCGGCTCGTTCTGGGGCGAAGTGCAGGCGAACATCCACGGCGCGCTGGGCTGCGTGGGCACCGTAACCGACGGCGGCGTGCGCGACCTCGACGAAATGCGCGAGCTGGGCTTCAACGCCTTCGCCACCGATGTCCTCGTCTCACACGCGTATGTGCACCTCATCGATGTTGCCGTGCCGGTTACCGTCGGCGGCTTGAAGGTAAACATGGGCGACATTATTCTGGGCGACCAGCACGGCGTGATGAGCATTCCGCACGACATCGCCGCGGATGTGCCGGCTGCCGTCAAGCGCGTGGAAGACCGCGAGCGCGAGATGATTAGCCTGTGCCAGTCCGAAGACTTCAGCGTAGAAAAGCTGAAGGACCAACTCCGCAAAATGTACGGCGGATAAGCGAATGTCTCGCGCCGCCGACGGTTCGACGACAGCAGTGTTCAAGTAGTCTGGAGTACGATATGCAGGGCGCAAAGGTAGTCTTTCTTCACGGGCTGCGGCCGGAGATTGTGGATGTCATAACGCAGTACACGCCTGACGGCTGGACGACCGAGCTCGCGACCGCCGCCACTCCCATCGACGAGCAGAAGGCGATGGTCGAAGACGCCGATTTTCTGCTGGTCTATGGCGCGCGCCTTCACGACGATGTGCTGCGCGCCGCCGAGAATGCGCGGCTGGTGCAGCTGCTCGCGGCAGGCTATGACAGCATGAATCTGCCACTCATGGCAGCGCTCGAAGTGCCGTGCGCGAACAACGGCGGCGCAAATTCGTGGGCTGTAGCCGACCACGCTCTCTTGCTGATGTTGGCGCTGTACAAGCAGCTGATGCCCGTCGAACCCGCCACGCGCGAAGGTCGTTGGAACGCGCCGATTACCGGCAGCAACACCTTCGAGATGGCAGACAAGCTCGTGGGCGTGCTGGGCATCGGCAACATCGGGCGGCAGGTCGCGCGGCGCGTGCAGGGCTTCGACGCGCAGGTGCAGTACTACGACCCGTACCCTCTGGACGAAGAGCGCGAGCGCGAACTCGATGTGCGCCGTGTCTCGCTCGACGAACTGTTCCGCACATCGGACATCGTAACCTGCCACGCGCCGCTCACGCCGCAGACGCACCACATCGTCAACCGCGAGCGCCTCGCCATGATGAAGCCCACAGCCGTGCTAATCAACACCGCGCGCGGTCCCGTAGTGGACGAATCCGCGCTGATAGATGCACTCCAAAATGGCGTCATCGCCGGCGCAGGCTTGGATGTGTTCGAGCAAGAGCCGGTCGATCCCGACAACCCGCTGCTGCGAATGGACAATGTCGTGGTAACGCCGCACATGGCAGGCACCACTTGGAACACTTGGTTCCGCCGCGCCCAATTCGGCTACGAAAACATGCAGCGAGTCTGGAACGGCGAAGCCCCACAGTCCATAGCCCGCGACTTCGACTAGTTGTCAGGTGTCAGTAGTCAGGGGTTGCAAATTGTACCCAAACTGACAACTGATAACTACGCTTATCAAGCATTTAAGCTAGCAAGGCATTAGCGGGAAGGGCAACGATATGACACTGATTGCAGAGCGAACGGCTCGGCTGAAAGCGGAACGCGAGAACGAACAGGAGTGGCGGCGCGAGATGCTGGAACGGCTAGGGCAACTGGAAGCGCGGCAGGATGCAGGGCTTGACCGCGTGGAAGGCAATCAACGCTGGATTATCGGGCTGCACAGCGTCACGATTGGCGCGATTTTCGCAGCAGCGGTGTTGTTCTAAATCATCGCTCACCAGCCCTAGCAAAACCCTATGCTTACGCAAGGTCAAAATTGCCCCGCTAAACGCCTTATAATTCCAAA
This genomic interval carries:
- a CDS encoding prevent-host-death family protein, coding for MGDDMSENEKKDRLIRYVHAAEADDKLLELLKCVENGETIIITRQGKKVAHLTPPNDELERKLRKEAWDEIERRRATWQKTGKTMTTQEILDLRHEGHRF
- a CDS encoding Mrp/NBP35 family ATP-binding protein, which encodes MTMNPQQAAQARQRIQAMQRQFEQKRQLADALAQIGRKIGVYSGKGGVGKTTVAVNLASTLAHQGYSVGILDVDIDCPNVVRAMKVAERPQVGEGNKMLPSERFGVKIMSMGFFQQNEEEAIIWRGPMVHNAINQLLQTTDWGELDYLVVDLPPGTSDAPLTVMQNLDLDGFIVVTTPQELAKIDAKRSINMIRKLQVNVLGVVENFSGDIFGRGAGEELAGELGLDFLGSLELRPDYRDTSKPTVLLSNEVLGEYAAIADKARAALDGG
- a CDS encoding metal-sulfur cluster assembly factor, with translation MTNKTDVTLDDLYEALRDVYDPEIPVNIVDLGLVRDVALVEKNVDVKMTLTFAGCGMGPYIAQQAEWRLAEIEGLEDINVDLVFDPPWTPDEITDEGRKLLGLD
- a CDS encoding OsmC family protein; protein product: MTDRPTSSVNLGWQGDFQFSSQDTHGHTVTVDAPQSEGDAFDGMMPGDLLLTSLGSCSGIDVVNILRRQRQDVTGLEISVTGEQLPDAPWTWVAIELQYTVRGRGLRESAVRRAIELSEERYCSIGATIGGRAEITSTFTIVEE
- a CDS encoding RraA family protein, whose protein sequence is MPNLTAEQLEELRQIPTCSVANAIETFDVMPRTEGFMLPAVKSIFPEMGHMIGYAVTAVITANMPPSGHMNVSRLDWVDAILSVPEPRVLVLQDLDYPNVIGSFWGEVQANIHGALGCVGTVTDGGVRDLDEMRELGFNAFATDVLVSHAYVHLIDVAVPVTVGGLKVNMGDIILGDQHGVMSIPHDIAADVPAAVKRVEDREREMISLCQSEDFSVEKLKDQLRKMYGG
- a CDS encoding lactate dehydrogenase, with the translated sequence MQGAKVVFLHGLRPEIVDVITQYTPDGWTTELATAATPIDEQKAMVEDADFLLVYGARLHDDVLRAAENARLVQLLAAGYDSMNLPLMAALEVPCANNGGANSWAVADHALLLMLALYKQLMPVEPATREGRWNAPITGSNTFEMADKLVGVLGIGNIGRQVARRVQGFDAQVQYYDPYPLDEERERELDVRRVSLDELFRTSDIVTCHAPLTPQTHHIVNRERLAMMKPTAVLINTARGPVVDESALIDALQNGVIAGAGLDVFEQEPVDPDNPLLRMDNVVVTPHMAGTTWNTWFRRAQFGYENMQRVWNGEAPQSIARDFD